In Bufo gargarizans isolate SCDJY-AF-19 chromosome 6, ASM1485885v1, whole genome shotgun sequence, a single genomic region encodes these proteins:
- the LOC122941228 gene encoding butyrophilin subfamily 2 member A2-like: protein MTEKAVRIKDMITTLFSDIRRQLDLLQSKVFCELSSEEERVSLSISDPIKQLETEKDKMSVEINQIDEMCNMTDLLALLQAGKSSFPGMDKKILNEKRDALHSINGLDEGLIAATFYKGLADIVTGIKRRSYVAADLDILLDVNTAANSLAISADLRLSSSSVIENDYTETPQRFQSHQVLSTRSLSTGQHYWEVETARTGTFRLGVVYASIDRQGGTSFIGNNDKSWGLRRCKNQYSFRYDQVNVKIPHKPSSQTLAIFLDYEAGQLSFYELSDPIRHLYTVKTTFTEPVHPAFLICDNCWIRIIT, encoded by the coding sequence ATGACGGAAAAAGCAGTTCGCATAAAGGATATGATCACCACCCTATTTAGCGATATCAGAAGACAATTAGATTTATTACAGAGTAAAGTATTTTGTGAGCTGTCCAGTGAAGAGGAGCGAGTGTCGCTCTCAATCTCTGACCCGATTAAGCAGCTGGAAACTGAGAAGGACAAAATGTCTGTGGAGATTAATCAAATTGATGAGATGTGTAATATGACAGACCTGTTAGCTCTACTGCAAGCTGGAAAATCTAGTTTCCCTGGAATGGACAAAAAGATTCTAAACGAGAAAAGGGATGCTCTCCATTCTATAAATGGCTTGGATGAAGGTCTGATTGCAGCTACCTTCTACAAAGGTTTAGCAGATATTGTGACTGGGATAAAGAGGAGATCCTATGTCGCAGCAGACTTGGACATTTTATTGGATGTAAATACAGCAGCCAACTCTTTAGCCATTTCCGCAGACTTAAGACTTTCCTCTAGTTCAGTAATAGAGAACGATTACACAGAGACACCCCAGAGGTTTCAATCCCATCAAGTTTTAAGCACCAGGAGCCTTAGTACAGGACAACATTATTGGGAAGTAGAAACAGCAAGAACTGGAACCTTTAGGTTAGGGGTGGTTTATGCGAGCATAGACAGACAAGGCGGAACATCATTCATTGGAAATAATGATAAGTCTTGGGGTTTGCGTAGGTGTAAAAATCAGTATTCATTTCGTTATGACCAAGTAAATGTTAAGATACCTCACAAGCCCTCCAGTCAGACTCTAGCAATATTTCTGGATTATGAGGCTGGCCAGTTGTCTTTTTATGAGCTCAGTGACCCCATTAGACACCTCTACACCGTAAAAACCACATTCACAGAACCAGTTCACCCTGCATTTCTCATATGCGATAACTGCTGGATAAGAATTATCACTTag
- the LOC122941225 gene encoding E3 ubiquitin-protein ligase Midline-1-like, whose translation MSRVHEDRLKASRGCDLSSSFCHMMSSVDLKDELTCPICLQLYTDPVTLQCGHNFCQKCMEATLDTQEPSVSNSCPQCRAKFHIRPVLKRNTTLCNIAEHFLSQEELEECKVFCTSCDTPVVALKTCRLCKVSLCELHLEGHSKSPEHTLIQPTNSLKIGRCSVHKKDIVYYCTEDAECLCVSCCLGEKHRGHKVGLLNEAFKQEKEKLRIIRENIVKERGELETRVQYLQDHVNRLPRKVADVTERVSTHFRNLMMKQDTLKNQVMKEITKQKGRVSMSVSKLTQQLKLKKDYLSSKISTIDERCHMMDPLLFLQADREVFAEVMSDNNNNLKMTEPDDLAEDVISQTLSTGIVNIISSLQKGYYVQEASGILLDVNTASNDVFISDDLKTASWSEVHLGRPLTRERFVIRRVLSVKGFSDGRLYWDVEVSKEGGWRVGMTYASIGRKGKYSLIGNNKSSWGLRGINKLYSVRHDRKEIPLVYRATCYKVRIYLDYMAGQLSFYELDDSMRHLYTYNATFTEALYPVIVVWSNAWVRVLS comes from the exons ATG AGTCGTGTACATGAAGATAGACTGAAGGCCTCGAGAGGGTGTGATCTGAGTTCCTCCTTTTGCCATATGATGTCTTCTGTTGACCTGAAAGATGAGCTGACCTGCCCTATCTGCCTTCAACTCTACACCGATCCCGTAACTCTGCAGTGCGGACACAACTTCTGCCAGAAGTGTATGGAGGCCACGCTAGATACACAGGAGCCATCTGTATCCAATAGCTGCCCTCAATGCAGAGCTAAATTTCATATACGTCCTGTGCTGAAGAGGAACACCACACTGTGTAACATAGCGGAGCATTTTCTTTCTCAGGAAGAACTGGAAGAGTGTAAGGTATTTTGTACATCCTGTGATACTCCTGTGGTTGCTTTGAAAACGTGCCGGTTGTGCAAAGTTTCCCTATGTGAACTTCACCTGGAAGGACACAGCAAGTCCCCAGAACATACCTTAATTCAACCAACAAATTCCCTCAAGATTGGTAGATGCTCTGTGCACAAGAAGGACATTGTGTATTACTGCACTGAGGATGCTGAGTGTTTGTGTGTTTCTTGTTGCCTGGGTGAAAAGCACAGAGGACACAAAGTTGGATTATTGAATGAAGCCTTTAAacaggaaaaagaaaaactaaggATTATTCGAGAAAATATCGTCAAAGAAAGAGGAGAGCTTGAAACGAGAGTCCAATATCTCCAGGACCACGTAAATCGCCTACCAAGAAAAGTAGCCGATGTTACGGAGAGGGTCTctacccattttagaaacctcATGATGAAGCAAGATACATTAAAGAATCAGGTTATGAAAGAGATCACTAAGCAAAAAGGTCGGGTGTCAATGTCTGTCTCTAAACTGACCCAGCAGCTGAAATTGAAGAAGGACTATCTTTCCAGTAAAATATCTACTATAGATGAGCGATGTCATATGATGGATCCGTTACTCTTCTTACAGGCAGACAGAGAGGTCTTTGCTGAGGTGATGTCCGATAACAACAATAACCTAAAAATGACCGAACCTGATGATCTGGCTGAAGATGTGATCAGCCAGACCCTGAGCACTGGTATAGTGAACATCATTTCAAGCCTACAGAAGGGCTACTATGTGCAGGAGGCTTCTGGCATATTGCTGGATGTCAACACCGCTTCTAATGATGTATTTATCTCGGATGACCTAAAAACTGCTTCCTGGTCGGAAGTCCATCTTGGTCGTCCCTTAACCCGAGAGAGATTTGTGATTCGTAGAGTTTTAAGTGTGAAGGGTTTTTCTGATGGAAGACTTTACTGGGATGTAGAAGTAAGTAAGGAGGGAGGATGGAGAGTGGGAATGACCTATGCAAGTATAGGAAGAAAAGGAAAATATTCCCTCATTGGAAATAATAAGTCGTCGTGGGGTCTGCGTGGAATTAATAAGCTATATTCAGTAAGGCATGACCGGAAAGAAATCCCATTAGTATACAGAGCTACCTGCTATAAAGTGAggatctatctggattatatGGCTGGACAGCTGTCTTTCTATGAGCTGGATGACTCGATGAGACACTTATATACTTACAATGCCACCTTCACCGAGGCTCTGTACCCAGTGATCGTTGTGTGGTCTAATGCTTGGGTGAGGGTCTTAAGTTAG
- the LOC122941229 gene encoding E3 ubiquitin/ISG15 ligase TRIM25-like gives MALAALKEELTCSICLNIYTDPATLKCGHSFCGECIENVLETQSASANFKCFTCPECRGEFEAFSMPQKNVSLHNIAKHVLSAKQEKAVVEIFCTYCIQSQVPAIKSCLWCEASLCDDHLKVHSKSKEHILIEPMTSTANRKCSIHDNALLYYCTEDTLCVCVSCSLAEEHKGHHIESLNEASERIKGSLRDLLRNLTLKRQETKM, from the coding sequence ATGGCTTTGGCTGCTCTGAAAGAAGAACTCACCTGCTCCATCTGTCTGAACATTTATACAGATCCTGCAACACTGAAATGTGGACACAGCTTCTGCGGGGAGTGTATAGAGAATGTGCTCGAAACACAGTCtgcatctgcaaattttaaatgCTTTACTTGTCCTGAATGCAGAGGAGAGTTTGAGGCGTTCTCAATGCCGCAGAAGAATGTAAGTCTACATAACATAGCAAAGCATGTCCTCTCTGCCAAGCAGGAAAAGGCAGTCGTAGAGATCTTTTGCACTTACTGTATTCAGTCACAGGTACCAGCCATTAAATCCTGCCTCTGGTGTGAGGCTTCATTGTGTGATGACCACCTGAAGGTTCACAGCAAGTCTAAAGAGCACATCCTCATAGAGCCCATGACTTCAACAGCAAACAGAAAATGTTCAATTCATGATAATGCCCTCTTGTATTACTGCACAGAGGACACCTTGTGTGTCTGCGTCTCCTGTAGCCTGGCTGAAGAACACAAGGGTCACCATATTGAATCATTGAACGAAGCCTCCGAGAGGATTAAAGGAAGTCTGAGGGATCTTCTGAGAAATCTAACCTTAAAGAGACAGGAGACCAAAATGTAA